The following are from one region of the Arachis duranensis cultivar V14167 chromosome 10, aradu.V14167.gnm2.J7QH, whole genome shotgun sequence genome:
- the LOC107468838 gene encoding cytochrome b561 domain-containing protein At2g30890, whose amino-acid sequence MGIEKKLFEASLVLILFTTLVSSSQEQNNKELIATHVLSTKGNRIEMNPRLVLEITVHGFLLWASMGFLMPFGILAIRHGNREQNPKRLRIIFYLHAILEMLAIVIATAGAIMSIKNFNNLFNNNHQRLGVALYAVIWLQLVLGIFRPQRGSKRRRVWFLAHWIVGTSVSLLGVLAVYTGLGAYREKTSKNTKIWNIFFTIQITLIVFLYLFQEKWVYIQNQGVLLGNEVVNLRSQEPPYHQGQKDKVLKPESC is encoded by the exons atgggTATTGAGAAAAAGCTCTTTGAAGCAAGTCTTGTTCTCATCTTGTTTACTACCCTTGTTAGTTCATCACAAGAGCAAAACAATAAGGAACTCATAGCCACTCATGTTTTAAGCACCAAAGGCAACCGTATTGAG ATGAATCCAAGACTTGTATTGGAAATCACAGTTCATGGTTTTCTGCTATGGGCCTCAATGGGGTTCTTGATGCCTTTTGGTATTCTAGCAATCAGACATGGAAACAGAGAGCAGAATCCAAAAAGGCTTAGGATTATTTTCTATCTTCATGCAATTTTGGAG ATGCTTGCTATAGTTATTGCCACGGCAGGGGCAATAATgtccataaaaaattttaataacctCTTCAACAATAATCATCAAAGATTAGGGGTTGCATTATATGCTGTCATCTGGCTTCAACTTGTACTTGGTATCTTTCGACCACAAAG gGGATCGAAAAGAAGAAGAGTGTGGTTCTTGGCACACTGGATAGTGGGAACTTCAGTGTCACTACTTGGTGTGTTGGCTGTATATACTGGCTTAGGAGCCTATAGAGAGAAAACatccaaaaatacaaaaatttggaATATATTCTTCACAATTCAGATAACTTTGATTGTGTTTCTCTACCTTTTTCAAGAAAAGTGGGTCTATATACAAAACCAAGGAGTGCTTTTGGGCAATGAAGTAGTGAATCTTAGGTCTCAAGAGCCCCCTTATCATCAAGGTCAAAAGGACAAAGTGTTGAAGCCTGAATCTTGTTGA